Proteins encoded in a region of the Streptomyces akebiae genome:
- a CDS encoding thiamine pyrophosphate-binding protein, translating to MTHDHDLVLRPTAAQTEAALNPPPGRTGGDLVVETLAGLGATTVFGLPGQHALGLFDALRRSDLRYIGLRVENNAGFAADAYGRITGEAAPLLLSTGPGALTSLAALQEAAAASAPVLAISSQIPTAGLGGGRHGYLHELPDQAASFRGVVKSVHTVRTQSQIPSAIEAAWKSALSAPHGPVWVEIPQDVLLAETSIPVVTGGDAFPEELPPRPELTALAAHLLSTAARPAIIAGGGVVRADASGKLRMLAERLSAPVVTTYGGKGAFPWTHPLSLQSWLEDRHTTDFLEDADVLLVVGSGLGELSSNYHTFKPRGRVVQIEADLGKLESNHPALGIHADARLALTALLETIEGPREDAAAPERVRDVLARVRERIDGQRLTLEQDLLASIRRALPARTPSFWDMTILAYWAWSAFDPKHPNTMHSAQGSGGLGYAFPAALGAAAADPTQPVLAVSGDGGALYSIAELATARQYDLDVTWLIVDDGGYGILREYMTDAFGQTTGTELTRPDFVALAESFGVPATRTTPETLAADLTKSLATQGPSVVVLPTVLRMFAPTHL from the coding sequence GTGACCCACGACCACGACCTGGTACTCCGCCCGACGGCCGCCCAGACGGAGGCCGCGCTGAACCCTCCCCCCGGCCGCACCGGCGGGGACCTGGTCGTGGAGACGCTGGCCGGGCTCGGCGCGACGACGGTCTTCGGGCTCCCCGGCCAGCACGCGCTCGGCCTGTTCGATGCGCTGCGCCGCTCCGACCTGCGCTACATCGGTCTGCGGGTGGAGAACAACGCGGGGTTCGCGGCGGACGCGTACGGCCGGATCACGGGCGAGGCGGCGCCGCTGCTGCTGTCCACCGGGCCGGGCGCGCTGACGTCACTGGCGGCGCTGCAGGAGGCGGCGGCGGCCTCGGCCCCGGTCCTCGCCATCAGCAGTCAGATCCCGACCGCGGGCCTGGGCGGCGGGCGCCACGGCTACCTCCACGAACTGCCGGACCAGGCGGCCTCGTTCCGGGGTGTGGTGAAGTCCGTCCACACCGTCCGCACCCAGTCCCAGATCCCGTCCGCGATCGAGGCCGCCTGGAAGTCGGCGCTGTCGGCCCCGCACGGCCCGGTGTGGGTGGAGATCCCGCAGGACGTGCTGCTCGCCGAGACGTCGATCCCGGTGGTGACGGGCGGCGACGCCTTCCCCGAGGAACTGCCCCCGCGCCCCGAACTGACCGCGCTGGCCGCCCATCTGCTGTCGACGGCGGCCCGTCCGGCGATCATCGCGGGCGGCGGGGTGGTACGGGCGGACGCCTCCGGCAAGCTGCGGATGCTGGCGGAGCGGCTGTCGGCGCCGGTCGTGACGACGTACGGGGGGAAGGGGGCCTTCCCGTGGACGCACCCGCTGTCGCTCCAGTCCTGGCTGGAGGACCGGCACACGACGGACTTCCTGGAGGACGCGGACGTCCTGCTGGTCGTCGGCTCGGGCCTCGGTGAACTCTCCTCGAACTACCACACGTTCAAGCCCCGGGGCCGGGTCGTCCAGATCGAGGCGGACCTCGGGAAGCTGGAGTCCAACCATCCCGCGCTGGGCATCCACGCGGACGCGCGGCTGGCGCTGACGGCGCTGCTGGAGACGATCGAGGGGCCCCGGGAGGACGCGGCGGCGCCGGAGCGGGTGCGGGACGTGCTCGCGAGGGTGCGTGAGCGGATCGACGGACAACGACTCACCCTCGAACAGGACCTGCTGGCTTCCATCCGGCGGGCTCTGCCGGCCCGGACTCCCTCCTTCTGGGACATGACGATCCTGGCGTACTGGGCCTGGTCCGCGTTCGACCCCAAGCACCCCAACACCATGCACTCCGCGCAGGGCTCCGGCGGCCTCGGCTACGCCTTCCCGGCGGCCCTCGGCGCGGCGGCGGCCGACCCGACCCAGCCGGTGCTGGCCGTCTCCGGCGACGGCGGCGCGCTGTACTCGATCGCGGAGCTGGCCACGGCCCGGCAGTACGACCTCGACGTCACCTGGCTCATCGTCGACGACGGCGGCTACGGCATCCTGCGCGAGTACATGACCGACGCGTTCGGCCAGACGACCGGCACGGAACTGACCCGCCCGGACTTCGTGGCCCTGGCCGAGTCCTTCGGCGTCCCGGCCACCCGGACGACCCCCGAGACCCTCGCGGCCGACCTGACCAAGTCCCTTGCCACGCAGGGCCCTTCGGTGGTCGTGCTGCCGACGGTGCTGCGGATGTTCGCGCCGACGCACTTGTGA
- a CDS encoding TetR/AcrR family transcriptional regulator produces MERRRAMVDAAITLFSQQGVRGTGVAAIAEQAGVTPSALIHHFGSKDGLVQAVLEEADRRALARLSATPASEPTLTEAFDWFVRDAEHTAATERELTALHTTLTAENLTPGTALHTWFRDRGRALGTHLTALFTRATSDGSARPDVNPTTLATEVAAFLEGAHLLWLLDPNRWTCPPCTAATSRGWPPASAPDRVR; encoded by the coding sequence GTGGAACGCCGCCGCGCGATGGTGGACGCGGCGATCACGCTCTTCTCCCAGCAGGGCGTACGAGGCACGGGCGTAGCCGCGATCGCCGAACAGGCCGGCGTCACCCCCTCCGCCCTCATCCACCACTTCGGCAGCAAGGACGGCCTGGTCCAGGCGGTGCTGGAGGAGGCCGACCGCCGCGCCCTGGCCCGCCTGTCGGCCACCCCGGCCTCCGAGCCCACCCTCACGGAGGCCTTCGACTGGTTCGTACGCGACGCCGAGCACACGGCGGCCACCGAGCGCGAACTGACCGCCCTGCACACCACGTTGACGGCCGAGAACCTGACGCCCGGCACGGCCTTGCACACCTGGTTCCGCGACCGGGGCCGAGCCCTCGGCACCCACCTGACGGCTCTCTTCACCCGCGCGACATCGGACGGCTCGGCCCGCCCGGACGTGAACCCGACGACGCTGGCCACCGAGGTGGCCGCCTTCCTGGAAGGGGCCCACCTTCTCTGGCTCCTGGACCCGAACAGGTGGACCTGCCCGCCGTGCACCGCGGCTACTTCGAGGGGTTGGCCGCCCGCCTCCGCCCCTGACCGCGTCAGGTGA
- a CDS encoding FG-GAP-like repeat-containing protein, with product MSRARAAARRSTRTARVSAPLAAVVLLAGGLTALSLGPASAAPATVGVADDFNGDGYADLVVGAPNATVSSKAKAGYVAVLYGSKSGVSPTKKKLISRSTSGVPGSATANQRFGSTFTKGDLDRDGYGDLVIAGGTAGSVIVWGSSSGLTGGTSIAQYGAAPQAGDFDGDGKTDLALFSAQSVGGDDPEGAPAALWKGPISRAGKPAAVLPLLDKSLWWGWYEDDASCDTGGGCENGPSSITGPVVSGQVGDVNGDGRDDIVQWHYTGDGTWGNRLLLGGASGFTRGFAPGDDTSRDPAGTGIGDVNGDGYDDVVVGAEGWSDQVRVAYGSPTGTSEGNVQTFDQSLPGFPGAQEEGDLVGSAVSVADVTGDGYADIALGIAYEDVDAIVNTGSVALVPGTASGVTGAGTKVFHQNTAGIPGVAEADDKFGTTTALLDLNGNGHPDLAVGAPAENSDNGAVWVLPGTTTGPTTTSALAFGPGDVAGPVTDAMFGAALR from the coding sequence ATGTCACGAGCACGAGCAGCAGCACGACGCAGCACCCGTACCGCGCGCGTGAGCGCCCCCTTGGCCGCGGTGGTCCTGCTGGCCGGAGGGCTGACCGCCCTGTCGCTCGGCCCGGCCTCGGCGGCCCCCGCGACGGTGGGCGTGGCGGACGACTTCAACGGCGACGGGTACGCCGACCTGGTCGTGGGCGCCCCGAACGCCACGGTGTCCTCGAAGGCCAAGGCGGGCTATGTGGCCGTCCTGTACGGCTCGAAGAGCGGGGTCTCCCCCACGAAGAAGAAGCTGATCAGCCGGTCGACGAGCGGCGTGCCCGGCTCCGCCACCGCCAACCAGCGCTTCGGCTCGACGTTCACCAAGGGCGACCTGGACCGTGACGGCTACGGCGACCTGGTGATCGCCGGCGGCACGGCGGGGTCGGTGATCGTCTGGGGCTCGTCGTCCGGGCTGACCGGCGGTACGAGCATCGCCCAGTACGGTGCGGCCCCGCAGGCGGGCGACTTCGACGGCGACGGCAAGACCGACCTCGCGCTGTTCTCCGCGCAGTCCGTCGGCGGCGACGACCCCGAGGGCGCGCCCGCGGCCCTGTGGAAGGGCCCGATCTCCCGCGCGGGCAAGCCCGCCGCGGTCCTCCCCCTCCTCGACAAGTCCCTTTGGTGGGGCTGGTACGAGGACGACGCGTCGTGCGACACCGGCGGCGGCTGCGAGAACGGCCCGTCCTCCATCACCGGCCCGGTCGTCTCCGGCCAGGTCGGCGACGTCAACGGCGACGGCCGGGACGACATCGTCCAGTGGCACTACACGGGCGACGGCACCTGGGGCAACCGCCTGCTCCTGGGCGGCGCCTCGGGCTTCACCCGCGGCTTCGCACCCGGGGACGACACGAGCCGCGACCCGGCCGGCACCGGCATCGGCGACGTGAACGGTGACGGCTACGACGACGTGGTCGTGGGCGCCGAGGGCTGGTCCGACCAGGTCCGCGTGGCCTACGGCTCGCCCACCGGCACGTCCGAGGGGAACGTCCAGACCTTCGACCAGAGCCTGCCCGGCTTCCCCGGCGCGCAGGAGGAGGGCGACCTGGTCGGCTCGGCGGTCTCGGTCGCCGACGTCACCGGCGACGGCTACGCCGACATCGCCCTCGGCATCGCGTACGAGGACGTCGACGCCATCGTGAACACCGGCTCGGTCGCCCTCGTCCCGGGCACCGCCTCCGGTGTCACGGGTGCCGGCACCAAGGTCTTCCACCAGAACACCGCCGGGATCCCCGGGGTCGCCGAGGCGGACGACAAGTTCGGTACCACCACGGCCCTGCTGGACCTCAACGGCAACGGTCACCCCGACCTCGCCGTGGGCGCCCCCGCCGAGAACAGCGACAACGGAGCCGTCTGGGTCCTCCCCGGCACCACCACCGGCCCGACCACCACGTCGGCCCTGGCCTTCGGCCCCGGGGACGTGGCGGGCCCGGTCACGGACGCGATGTTCGGAGCGGCTCTGCGCTGA
- a CDS encoding endonuclease I family protein — protein sequence MPAARIRSWKSVALATSAVLVGIVLPAATATPASATTTAYDDTYYASAIGKTGTALKSSLHSIIDGHTTISYSAVWNALKVTDQDPNNTNNVKLLYSGISRSKSLNGGNSGNWNREHVWAQSHGDFGTSAGPGTDLHHLRPEDVTVNAIRGNLDFDNGGSSFTNSGGSLYDSNSFEPRDAVKGDVARMILYMAVRYEGDDGWPNLEPNDSVNNGGTRYHGRLSVLKAWNDEDPPDSFEERRNDLIYSNYQGNRNPFIDHPEWVEAIW from the coding sequence ATGCCTGCTGCGCGGATACGCAGTTGGAAGTCGGTCGCTCTCGCGACGTCGGCCGTGCTCGTCGGTATCGTCCTCCCGGCGGCCACCGCCACCCCCGCCTCGGCGACGACGACCGCGTACGACGACACGTACTACGCGAGCGCGATCGGCAAGACCGGTACGGCCCTGAAGTCCTCGCTGCACTCGATCATCGACGGTCACACGACCATCTCGTACTCGGCGGTCTGGAACGCGCTGAAGGTCACCGACCAGGACCCCAACAACACCAACAACGTGAAGCTGCTCTACAGCGGCATCTCCCGCAGCAAGTCCCTCAACGGCGGCAACTCCGGCAACTGGAACCGCGAGCACGTGTGGGCCCAGTCGCACGGCGACTTCGGCACCTCCGCCGGCCCCGGCACCGACCTGCACCACCTCCGCCCCGAGGACGTCACGGTCAACGCCATCCGCGGCAACCTCGACTTCGACAACGGCGGCAGCAGCTTCACCAACAGCGGCGGCAGCCTCTACGACTCGAACTCCTTCGAGCCCCGGGACGCGGTCAAGGGCGACGTGGCCCGCATGATCCTCTACATGGCCGTCCGGTACGAGGGCGACGACGGCTGGCCCAACCTGGAGCCCAACGACTCCGTCAACAACGGCGGCACCCGCTACCACGGCCGCCTGTCCGTACTGAAGGCCTGGAACGACGAGGACCCGCCGGACTCCTTCGAGGAGCGCCGCAACGACCTCATCTACAGCAACTACCAGGGCAACCGGAACCCGTTCATCGACCACCCGGAGTGGGTCGAGGCGATCTGGTAG
- a CDS encoding phosphatase PAP2 family protein yields MLWAGASVAAVGFFVALEIAARGYGLPGPITNQASEVILAPKSGPLLYASMALTMVVLTWRERFIAAGAAIGIDIVFFLVRWFLDARMMFGNGALWVILGCAVIAVTRRTGRERVLLLKGVGLGLLLVAGRKTGDAWLLITSKTRPTVLDPYLATADHALGNPSWLVGRMVRATGPVGTHLLDWVYIQLAVAAVVVTLYQLRHVAAERRFPRHHLVRTFLVIGLLGPSIYMIFPVVGPVFAYGTGAFGTGGEHWALANIWPDTPPPLTAPHPMVYDEITPRNCMPSLHTAWATAIFIHSRRGPRLLRYAGTFWLVATLTATLGFGYHYGVDLIAGVVFTITIEAALRTFDRGWDRAGTALVVHGATVFVGLLLAYRFLPVEMARHPWVYGPLLLLVMASVVYGYVRVDRRWAPKAASTRQPERRAERHPELV; encoded by the coding sequence ATTCTGTGGGCCGGGGCGAGTGTCGCGGCCGTCGGATTCTTTGTCGCGCTGGAGATCGCCGCGAGGGGATACGGCCTGCCGGGGCCGATCACCAACCAGGCGAGCGAGGTGATACTCGCCCCGAAATCGGGGCCGTTGCTCTATGCCAGCATGGCGTTGACGATGGTGGTGCTCACCTGGCGAGAACGGTTCATCGCGGCCGGTGCCGCCATCGGAATCGATATCGTCTTCTTCCTGGTCCGATGGTTTCTCGACGCCAGAATGATGTTCGGCAACGGTGCGCTGTGGGTGATCCTCGGCTGCGCGGTCATCGCCGTCACCCGTCGCACCGGCCGCGAACGAGTGCTCCTGCTGAAAGGCGTCGGGCTCGGCCTGCTGCTGGTGGCCGGCCGCAAGACGGGTGACGCCTGGCTGCTGATCACGTCCAAGACCCGGCCCACGGTGCTCGACCCGTACCTCGCGACCGCCGACCACGCCCTGGGCAACCCCTCGTGGCTGGTGGGCCGGATGGTCAGGGCCACCGGCCCCGTCGGCACCCATCTGCTCGACTGGGTCTACATCCAGCTCGCGGTGGCGGCGGTCGTCGTGACGCTCTACCAACTGCGGCACGTGGCGGCCGAACGCCGCTTCCCGCGCCACCACCTGGTGCGCACCTTCCTGGTGATCGGCCTGCTCGGGCCGAGCATCTACATGATCTTCCCCGTGGTCGGACCGGTCTTCGCCTACGGCACGGGCGCGTTCGGCACCGGCGGGGAGCACTGGGCACTGGCCAACATCTGGCCCGACACGCCACCGCCGCTCACCGCCCCGCACCCGATGGTGTACGACGAGATCACCCCGCGCAATTGCATGCCCAGCCTCCATACGGCGTGGGCCACCGCGATTTTCATCCACTCCCGCCGTGGGCCGCGCCTTCTGCGGTACGCGGGAACCTTCTGGCTGGTCGCCACGCTCACCGCGACACTGGGATTCGGATATCACTACGGCGTGGATCTCATCGCCGGTGTCGTGTTCACCATCACGATCGAGGCGGCGCTGCGGACGTTCGACCGTGGCTGGGACAGGGCGGGAACCGCGCTGGTCGTCCATGGCGCGACGGTGTTCGTGGGGCTTCTGCTGGCGTATCGCTTTCTGCCGGTGGAAATGGCCCGACACCCGTGGGTGTACGGGCCGCTTCTCCTCCTGGTCATGGCCTCGGTCGTATACGGCTATGTACGGGTCGACAGACGCTGGGCGCCGAAGGCCGCGTCGACGCGCCAGCCGGAGCGGCGGGCTGAACGCCACCCCGAGCTGGTGTGA
- a CDS encoding DUF4180 domain-containing protein, translated as MTATLQTIHDVPVLMCAAEGGVIGGESDALDLIGDAGYQGAAWVAVPVERFDERFFRLSTRVAGDIIQKFVQYRVGLAVVGDISPYTADSSALRDFVRECNRNRQTWFLADVEELRERLRG; from the coding sequence ATGACCGCCACCCTGCAGACGATCCACGACGTGCCCGTGCTGATGTGTGCCGCCGAGGGCGGGGTGATCGGGGGTGAGAGCGACGCCCTGGACCTCATCGGGGATGCCGGGTACCAGGGCGCCGCGTGGGTCGCCGTTCCCGTCGAGCGGTTCGACGAGCGGTTCTTCCGGCTGAGCACCCGCGTCGCGGGCGACATCATCCAGAAGTTCGTGCAGTACCGCGTCGGTCTCGCCGTCGTCGGTGACATCTCCCCGTACACGGCCGACAGTTCGGCCCTGCGCGACTTCGTCCGGGAGTGCAACCGCAACCGTCAGACGTGGTTCCTGGCCGATGTCGAGGAACTGCGGGAGCGGCTCAGGGGCTGA
- a CDS encoding type I-C CRISPR-associated protein Cas8c/Csd1, whose product MADTQPSPAYLCGQLYATLHALQAIGKRDRRLGNDSSLSRAKRHPGPQLREQLKKAGEQLLAARTRGPRHWQAASEMFRAIADFVPPSGRFPDYLDTKAQGDFASGFHSQFGKYAVAHDALMK is encoded by the coding sequence TTGGCTGACACACAGCCCTCCCCCGCGTATCTGTGCGGTCAGCTCTACGCGACGCTGCACGCGCTCCAGGCCATCGGCAAACGCGACCGGCGGCTGGGGAACGACAGCTCCCTGAGCCGGGCCAAGCGGCATCCGGGCCCGCAGTTGCGTGAGCAGCTCAAGAAGGCGGGCGAGCAGTTGCTCGCCGCGCGCACCCGGGGCCCCAGGCACTGGCAGGCCGCCAGCGAGATGTTCCGCGCGATCGCGGACTTCGTCCCGCCCAGCGGCAGGTTCCCCGACTACCTGGACACGAAGGCGCAAGGCGATTTCGCGTCGGGCTTCCACAGCCAGTTCGGCAAGTACGCCGTCGCGCACGACGCATTGATGAAGTGA
- a CDS encoding serine hydrolase, with protein MTHRISGVSRVSPASRRARVVAAGIGAGMVLTSAAAAFAPAAVAAPQVSCTSQQAGLAEKLQKDITTALAKRKGTVAVGLHDRATGTTCTLRGDTAFDSASVVKVTVLAALLYDAKKTNRYLTDRETKLATAMITKSDNASTSTLWKQLGVKKIKAFLTAAKMTQTKPGANNYWGLTQITVRDEQRLLALLTAKNTVLSDNARAYILKLMNKVVSSQRWGTPAGAPSTVKVHVKNGWLSRATHGWRVHSVGTFKGGGRDYTITVLTHGNPDMQYGVNTIQGVAKAIHKDLVPAPKSSSGAAGVQRYVPTDRPQEATVPVPETGAADGTGAGVGTG; from the coding sequence ATGACTCACCGGATATCGGGGGTATCCCGGGTGTCGCCGGCGTCCAGACGGGCGCGTGTGGTCGCTGCGGGGATCGGGGCCGGAATGGTCCTCACGTCGGCGGCCGCGGCGTTCGCGCCGGCCGCGGTCGCCGCGCCGCAGGTCAGCTGTACGTCCCAGCAGGCGGGGCTGGCCGAGAAGCTGCAGAAGGACATCACGACGGCGCTGGCGAAGCGGAAGGGGACGGTGGCGGTCGGCCTGCACGACCGGGCGACCGGCACCACCTGCACGCTGCGCGGGGACACCGCCTTCGACTCGGCCAGCGTCGTGAAGGTGACCGTGCTCGCCGCGCTGCTGTACGACGCCAAGAAGACGAACAGGTATCTCACCGACCGTGAGACCAAGCTCGCCACCGCCATGATCACCAAGTCGGACAACGCCTCCACCAGCACCCTGTGGAAGCAGCTCGGCGTCAAGAAGATCAAGGCGTTCCTCACGGCCGCCAAGATGACGCAGACCAAGCCGGGCGCGAACAACTACTGGGGCCTCACCCAGATCACCGTCCGGGACGAGCAGCGGCTGCTCGCGCTGCTCACCGCGAAGAACACCGTCCTGAGCGACAACGCGCGGGCGTACATCCTCAAGCTCATGAACAAGGTCGTCTCCTCGCAGCGCTGGGGCACCCCGGCAGGGGCGCCGTCCACCGTGAAGGTGCACGTCAAGAACGGGTGGCTGTCCCGCGCCACGCACGGCTGGCGGGTGCACAGCGTCGGCACGTTCAAGGGCGGCGGACGGGACTACACGATCACCGTCCTCACCCACGGCAACCCCGACATGCAGTACGGGGTGAACACCATCCAGGGTGTCGCCAAGGCCATCCACAAGGATCTCGTGCCCGCTCCGAAGAGCTCCTCGGGCGCGGCGGGCGTGCAGCGGTACGTGCCCACCGACCGGCCGCAGGAGGCCACCGTGCCGGTACCGGAGACCGGTGCCGCCGACGGCACGGGGGCCGGGGTTGGCACCGGCTGA
- a CDS encoding esterase-like activity of phytase family protein: MPLRSLVATLSAGLAAAATTLAAAGPVQADPPRDHACSSSVSIEGYSDALDKTTYADTFVGNLSGLAVDRDGSLLAVSDRSALFTLDRRTRAPEGVLPLATETGAALDSEALAVDRDGTRLITSETEPTVRRHDRRGRILGSLPVPDALKVAPAGRAVANQTFEGLTLLPGGRTLLASMEGTLAGDTAGVVRFQTWQRHGGAGDFRLSAQYGYRADTGLGVVEVAGLPGGRLLVLERGFTAGVGNTVRLYAADTRRATDTGGVAVLTGQDGDRAGNRADAGDGTGHGIGDGTGHGDGVRLVRKTLLADLVNCPSLGATAKQPQPNPLLDNIEGMTVTGAGRPGGRLEVLLVSDDNQNAVQTTRFYSLRVRVD; this comes from the coding sequence ATGCCTCTCAGAAGCCTCGTCGCGACCCTCTCCGCAGGCCTGGCGGCGGCCGCCACCACTCTCGCCGCCGCCGGGCCCGTCCAGGCCGACCCGCCGCGCGACCACGCCTGTTCGTCGTCCGTGTCGATCGAGGGCTACTCCGACGCCCTCGACAAGACGACCTACGCGGACACCTTCGTCGGGAACCTCTCCGGCCTCGCCGTCGACCGTGACGGCTCACTCCTCGCCGTCTCCGACCGGTCCGCACTCTTCACCCTGGACCGCCGCACACGGGCGCCCGAGGGCGTCCTCCCACTCGCCACGGAGACGGGTGCCGCGCTCGACTCCGAGGCGCTCGCCGTCGACCGGGACGGCACCCGGCTCATCACCTCCGAGACCGAGCCGACCGTACGGCGTCACGACCGGCGGGGGCGGATCCTGGGCAGCCTGCCCGTGCCGGACGCGCTGAAGGTCGCCCCGGCCGGCCGGGCGGTCGCCAACCAGACCTTCGAAGGGCTCACCCTGCTGCCCGGCGGACGCACCCTGCTCGCCTCGATGGAGGGCACGCTCGCCGGGGACACCGCCGGGGTGGTGCGCTTCCAGACCTGGCAACGGCACGGCGGCGCGGGGGACTTCAGGCTCTCCGCCCAGTACGGCTACCGCGCGGACACCGGCCTCGGCGTCGTCGAGGTGGCCGGTCTCCCGGGTGGGCGGCTGCTCGTCCTGGAGCGCGGATTCACCGCCGGGGTCGGCAACACGGTCCGCCTCTACGCCGCCGACACGCGTCGCGCGACCGACACCGGCGGCGTCGCCGTCCTCACCGGCCAGGACGGCGACCGCGCAGGCAACCGCGCCGACGCCGGTGACGGCACCGGTCATGGCATCGGTGACGGCACCGGTCATGGCGACGGCGTCCGGCTCGTCCGCAAGACGCTCCTCGCCGACCTCGTGAACTGCCCCTCCCTGGGCGCCACGGCCAAGCAGCCCCAGCCCAACCCGCTGCTCGACAACATCGAGGGCATGACCGTCACCGGGGCCGGGCGGCCCGGGGGGCGGCTGGAGGTGCTGCTGGTCAGCGACGACAACCAGAACGCCGTCCAGACGACCCGCTTCTACTCCCTCCGCGTCCGGGTCGACTGA
- a CDS encoding LuxR C-terminal-related transcriptional regulator, translating into MGIEFYRTALLAGRAPRADAPGCVSAFGLVAPAVDDPEAMVPIPPSVATAALAHPMERLILEQQQALAAVRASMSQAESVYRTARRQESESSQRLTPAPAITAALDEAIRGTRIELLTAHPGGRRPEEVLVKALPRTLEAHRKGVKQRTLYQHTVRAHGPTLDYIKQVTDLGVEVRTVDEVFDRMIICDRSVAFIPDMGKDHGTHALKVTDPGVVHFLVSAFEYAWERARPVVYEHDQQRPALLTDETRLHVLRLMVDGYTDAAIASRLGISPRTVASHLKKVGDLLGSNSRAQLAYLTAKSGLLEDVAAADCGCERQS; encoded by the coding sequence GTGGGCATCGAGTTCTATCGCACCGCGCTGCTGGCGGGAAGGGCCCCGCGCGCGGACGCGCCGGGCTGTGTGAGCGCGTTCGGGCTCGTGGCCCCGGCGGTGGACGACCCGGAGGCGATGGTGCCGATTCCGCCCTCGGTGGCGACGGCGGCGCTGGCGCACCCGATGGAGCGGCTGATCCTGGAACAGCAGCAGGCCCTGGCCGCCGTACGGGCGTCGATGTCGCAGGCGGAGAGCGTCTACCGCACCGCCCGCCGCCAGGAGAGCGAGTCGTCCCAGCGGCTCACGCCCGCGCCGGCGATCACCGCCGCGCTGGACGAGGCGATCCGCGGCACGAGGATCGAACTGCTGACCGCGCACCCGGGCGGCAGGCGTCCCGAGGAGGTCCTGGTCAAGGCCCTGCCGCGGACGCTGGAGGCGCACCGCAAGGGCGTCAAGCAGCGCACGCTCTACCAGCACACCGTCCGCGCGCACGGCCCGACCCTCGACTACATCAAGCAGGTCACCGACCTGGGCGTCGAAGTACGCACGGTGGACGAGGTGTTCGACCGGATGATCATCTGCGACCGGTCCGTCGCGTTCATCCCCGACATGGGCAAGGACCACGGCACCCACGCCCTCAAGGTCACCGACCCGGGCGTCGTGCACTTCCTGGTCTCCGCCTTCGAGTACGCCTGGGAGCGGGCGCGGCCGGTCGTCTACGAGCACGACCAGCAACGCCCCGCTCTCCTGACCGACGAGACGCGGCTGCATGTGCTGCGCCTCATGGTCGACGGCTACACGGACGCCGCCATCGCCAGCCGGCTGGGCATCAGCCCCCGTACCGTCGCCAGCCACCTCAAGAAGGTGGGCGACCTGCTCGGCAGCAACAGCCGTGCCCAGCTCGCCTACCTCACGGCCAAGAGCGGCTTGCTGGAGGACGTGGCGGCGGCCGACTGCGGCTGCGAGAGGCAGAGTTGA
- a CDS encoding lysine biosynthesis protein LysW, protein MTTAIAAPKCLVCDTEFEVQEDWEKGEITECTACGQEHEVVEKSAAAGVRLDLAPEVEEDWGE, encoded by the coding sequence ATGACCACCGCCATTGCCGCACCGAAGTGCTTGGTGTGCGACACCGAATTCGAGGTCCAGGAGGACTGGGAAAAGGGGGAGATCACCGAGTGCACGGCCTGCGGCCAGGAGCACGAGGTGGTCGAGAAGTCCGCCGCCGCCGGCGTACGGCTCGACCTCGCCCCCGAGGTGGAAGAGGACTGGGGCGAGTGA